The following DNA comes from Hippoglossus hippoglossus isolate fHipHip1 chromosome 12, fHipHip1.pri, whole genome shotgun sequence.
TGCAGTTTTTAACTAGTCTAAGCGCTACAGATTCTTAGTCTTTACATCCCCTCACCAGTTCATGATGGCCGTGTTTCGGCTAGGCTTCGTCTCAGTCTACCTTTCGGCCCCCATGCTCGACGGTTTTGCCACAGGAGCCTCCTTCACGATTCTGACCGTTCAGGCTAAATACCTGTTGGGTCTTAAGATTCCACGTTACCAAGGCTACGGCACAGTCGTCGTCACCTGGTTCAACATCTTCAGCAACATTCACAAGACCAACCTGTGTGACCTCATCACCAGTGTCATCTGTATCTTCATATTGGGTAAAGGACtctattttaaacatttcccaTCAGATTCTCAGTCACTTTATCTGCTTTCATTAATGATATTATTCCCAAAAATAACATAGGAAGTTCGTACATTTCATGAATATGGAATAACACTACATATTTTGAATCGTAGTGGGAGCGAAAGAGATCCAGGAGCGCTACAAGGATCGTATAAAGATCCCTCTGCCGACTGAGCTGGTAGTCGTGGCAGGAGCTACACTGGCCAGCCATTTTGGGGAGTTCAACAGCCATTATGGCTCCAGCGTTTCCGGTCACATCCCCACAGGGTTCATCCCTCCCCAGGTGCCCAGCTTTAGTCTGATGCCACGGGTGGCACTCGATGCCATTCCTCTGGCTGTCATTAGGTACTGCAGCACCAATTAAAACTCAAGTTGCACTATGATGTCTAGCGTTTTAAATTTCTGGATAAAGcctgaaatgtaaacaaaatgttttatcttctAGTTTTGCCTTCACCGTGTCGCTGTCTGAAATGTTTGCGAAGAAAAACGGCTACACGGTTCGTCCCAACCAGGAGATGCTGGCCATCAGCTTCTGTAACATCATCCCCTCCTTCTTCCACTGTTTCACCACCAGTGCAGCGCTTGCAAAAACCATGGTGAAGGATTCAACGGGCTGCCAGACACAGGTGAATGAAGTTGTTGAAATGGTCAAACCCATTATCAAGTGTTTTTAagctttctttgtgttttgacgGTTTAAACAAATGGAATAATTTCTTGAAGCATTGATTGGACTGATTGAAGTGTGCTATACTGCAGATCTTAGTTGTTTTCTAGTTAACCACACTTCTATGCTTAACAACAATTACTTCTTATCTGTTCGTTAACTTTGTGGAAGGTGCTCATCATAAaatctttctctcctccattttcctcTATGTTCGTCTCTCCCCATTTCCCTGCACCTTCATCAGGTATCAAGTCTGATCAGCGCCCTAGTCGTCcttctcgtcctcctcttcttcgcACCTTTTTTCTACGCCCTCCAGAAATGTGTCCTTGCTTGTATCATCATTGTCAGCCTTCGGGGGGCACTAAGGAAGTTCAAGGATGTCCCGGCAAAGTGGCGCTCCAGCAGGGGTGATGCGATTGTTTGGCTGGTCGCCATGTCGTGCACCGCCCTGATCAGTGTGGAGCTGGGCCTCCTGGTTGGCGTCGTCTTTTCCATGATGTGTATCATCTATGAGACCCAGAAACCAAAAGTGAGTAACTTGAGCCTGGTTTTTGAAAACTAATACCAATGACGGTAAATCCAGAAAGTATTGAAAATGAATTGTAGATCTTGCACACTAGAACCTCCACCACATCAGAAATGATTTGCTGATCTCAATAAGTTAAGCTgtattcagacatgaactctggaaaaccttctccggagtttgcctttcacaaatgAAGACCGCAGCAGAACATTGTGCAGGTCAGACGCGCTCTGCCGAAatttttctcacatgggctcacttaaacattttaccagggggctggaaggaaaagatctagaaaatgtccggagcaactgactctcaCATAAAGCCCCTCCGGAAAATTTTAAGGAAAAtgtgcggagttcagtgcatgtctgaaacagCTTCAGTGAAAGACAGTAATATCAGTAAACTCTTCTAATCTAATCTGATGACAGGTCTCTCTGATGGGCCGGGCCAACGACTCTGATCTTTACGAGGATGTGGACGAGTACAAGGACCTCCTGCCACCACTGGGGGTCCAGGTCTTCCGCTTCCAAGCTCCTCTGTACTATGCCAACAAGGACTCTTTTCTCAAGTCCCTCTACAAAGCTGTCGGAGTCGAACCTTTCCTGGAGGTGACCAGGAGGAGCAAGGCAGAGAGAAAAGCCAAAGATATGTTCTTGAAGGAGGCCAAAGCAAACAGGGATAAAACCAACGGAGAGGTTGTTATTGGACTTGTCCAAAGAGAACTGGAGTTCCACACGATAGTTTTAGACTGCTCTGCCATCCCTTTCATAGACTCAGCAGGGCTGGCCGCGTTCAAAGGGCTAGTTAAGGAATATAAAGAGATCGGGGTGAGCTTGCTGCTCGCCAGCTGTAACACCTCCGTCATTGATACCCTGAGGAAGGGTCGGTTCTTTGGAAAGGATGACAAAGACATGAGCAGCTCGCTGTTTCATACAGTTCACACTGCCGTTCTTTATGCAAACAGTCGAAAGCTCCTAAGCAATAGTGCCATTAAAGATGATGCATAATGTAGACTGACGGTGCAGTGACGGACCTTTTCCTGAATTAACAGTTTAATGTTCAGCAGTGGAAAGTGTCTAATTTTAACTTGTACAGACTTTGTTATAGTTTCTCTTTTAGTCTGACTTTGTATGGAATTCCTTTGTATAACATCTTGCTTTTCATCCAGCTGCTCTGATTCAAGCTTACAACAACATGTTAACTTGTCTTCAGATCGAGAGTCACCTCTGGGCCTGTAGCATCGAGTTGGCACCATATCAGTCCCCCTGGTGGAGTGCAGAGGCCCTTTAACCTCTGATAAGTCTCAATATGGGCCTCAATAATCTTTAAAAGACTAATTCAACTTTTGAAGAAGAAGCGTTCGAAAGAAAAGCTTTGTGCTACTACGTGATTCTTCAGCTTCAGTCTGACACTGACGGAGCTTTGTCTTCAAACCGtgtttctttacaacacacttGTACTCTGGCCCTGTTCTCTGGTCTCCACAGCTTCATGATctgttatataaatatatgggATTTACATACGTCTGAGAGCGAGTCTCAGATGCTGGAGGAGAACGAGTCATCACTGGTGCTTCATGAAAAGTATAATTTTGCTGAGTAAACAAATGGCAGCAGCTGATTGAGACATTTTCTCTGTTCAACACTTTTCATCTGCGGTTTTAGTGTGACGTATAAAATGTAGATTCAAGCAGTTGAATTTAAAGGCTCAAAGTTCAGGTTGGGATAATTCAacaaaggatttgttttaaCTTTGATCGTCCAAAAGACGAGCAGGTCAAGTGGCATTGTAACAAGGTGTGGACATTCTTGTTTGTACCTTTTGAACGTTAACATTTTGTAATTTCATAAAGTTGTTCTCTCGTCAAACATTTCTGTGTATTAATTCAAACATAGTGTTTGAATTCATCAACACTGCCTTAATGTTCAATACTTGAATTAAACTGAGAACATTTTTGATGAACCACTTGTGTCTGTGACTTCATTTTGGTCAGGGttagtataatatatatatttatagtatgatatacagtatatttaaagtATAATATCAAAGGAAGGAATATTAAAGATACATCACTGACTGGATATAAAAGTAGAtaacgtgtctccacttcctcccacaaaccagaaattaagccaaaatattctgTATATGGACGCTGCCATCTtccacatttggagccagagttaATAGCAGTTAACTATTTTCAAGACAACAAcatatttaaacttaaaagtcGTTCTAATGACGGCCGACTGTTTCCCAGAATGATGGTATAGAGAACCTGAGCAGCTTCACAAGGCATCACTGTTCTGCTGCGTCAGGCTCCACACAACTATCTGTTGGTCTGTGACGTCATGTAATCACAGACATTATGTACAAACACAATCGTCATAATTTAAAACCCTGACTTGTCGGTTTTATGCATGTTGAGTTTTAAATTACAGCACTGCAGCAGGTTGTATTTTACCTAATTTCACTGTGCCCTCGTTTTACTTATTAACTGTAAACATGGAAAGAGTGAAATGTCCGTCTCAACCCAGACTGTCAATGATTGAATAAGTTAACGTGTGAGATAGTGTCACGCGTGAATCACTACTATAATGAATGGCTAATAGCCGTGCAAGTAGAGTATGTTTTTTCAGAATTTTCAAAAGTCTAGGTGTGAATATTACACTGACGGCTCTCTAGATGATTCACTTTTGGCGCTGGTAGCTCAAAGGTTAAGATAATGGTCCGACATATCTGCACAAATAAGAGCTAGAGAGAGAATTTAAAGCTCATATTGATCAGAAAAAGATTATCATCATATGATATCATATAAGTGACACTGTTAAAACGTTATTACATCCTGTAGGACTATAAACACGACCTTAAGCTTAcatatcaacaacaacaacatcatgaTGTAGCTATGAAGTCAGTAAAGTACTTTTATATCAGCGTTAGCTTTTACAACCAATAAGATTAGAGAAAGGATTTACAGCTTATTTAGAAGAGCCAATCATCTGTCATCACATGGAATACATGACGAcaggtttgataacgacattttaaaaagaattgacaatttttaaaacttatttatCAGCCAATACATCGTATCAGAATTTCAGTATCGACCCCTAAAAAACCCACATCAGTCGGGCtccattaaatattaaaatatggaAGTGTATTGCGTTACCTCAACAACTTCACACTGGCCTTATTTAAACATAGGCATCAAGTAGATGAACATTTTCCACACACAGTCTTTATGGTGGAGTTTATGACAGATGAATCTCAGGTGTGATAACCACTACAGCTGATTCAGGATTGTGCCTGTAGCCGATATGACATGTGGCTGTTCGCCTGCTCACTGACACGTCAGCAGAAACGTGACTTCATTGAACCCCGGCTCCTTCAAAGGTCCTTTCACAGATAAAAACGTTAATCGTCGAGTGATATGCTTTTAATTGAGCaggtgttgtgcaataatgcattaaacgtgataccataaaatggtgtgcctttcggcattcaataaatttggttatcaaaataaaatattgaatattaatattaaaaatattaatatgaaatcataactttaattgattaatgttacctcggggcaccacccttcaaaggaagggaaaagatagccaatttattgattaagtctcataaaagtactaactacaaatttggaactctgattaacaattaaattaataactataaccaaaattaccatatagatagttagctaagttgaaggatatagagttcttgacagtgcagaggttggcaaaattcacttatgcaacattaataaaaaaacatttgttaaagaaaaacatttattatgaatataataaagtataaaaacacaaattactaacggtgtacttactaaacaaagtAAGTACACCGTTATTGGAAtctttacgacatgtagcgggggtcagagcTAATTAGGTGAagagatatgcgtgtgtctgtgtatgttggtgccaagttagagaaagagtgTAGAGTGGATGCAAcaaaagactgtgaagagcataacaaactaacattactttccaataacttataaccaaaatatcacaaccccacaaatcaaacttataaacatcacacagaatcgaataaacagtcttgcttagcctagtataattattaagcccagttgtgttacccgtccgtggaaaggggaaaaaagaagttgctgtgcagtttgCAGTTCTGTGACGTCGTCTGgctggttgtgtggctcctgccttcgtggttctgttgagctgtgcagctcagttgctggttgaagttctcctgcaggacatcgcgtcgctgctaggaggttggtagagctcggattgcgaggaggtttccttggtgagatgagctggaagctgcacctttgtgctcctctcgaagagttggatggaaagagaagatgtgagctggagaagccaggcttctcCCCTCGGCGATGCAGGAAAAGAGGCTGGACAGCCTTCTCCCCTCGAAGGGATTGTagaaagagaaagcagagagggggaacaggccttatattggcccggtgacctcacaggtcatggggcccagagtgaccaataggagttgaaacttgtgtctcctgtcggttttcacacctctgtgtgaagttgaggcatcctgggagactgagttgtGGAGGGTCTGGTTTTCTCGAgaacaaagggacatgcggcCCTAGGCTTTTGACGGCACATGTAGGTCgaacaaataccaggtcccaacacaGGTTTTTAAACCACTTTCTGTCAAAAGGAGtacttcagttttatttttgtccttaACTGACGGCTTATTTGTTCAAAAGACAAAAGGTTCCAAGATTTGTTCAGTTCTGCACCTCGTCAGTTGTTGCAGACTGATTCTCTACCGACCTTAAACTATTTGTTCACAAGCTTCAAATGCTGAATTTCCAGTAGTTATGATATTTTCAGTGCTTTCCACCTTTTATCCAGACGTTTCACACAATCTAATCGAAACGATAGATAAACCAAACTCATAGGCAGCAGTCATTGTTCACACAGGCCATAATGTTTCCCCGATGTAAAAATCACAATTGAAACCAACTACTGGATTATGATAGTCTACAAAAACACCAAAGCTCAGTTTGTTTCAagagataaatacaaattcCAACATCATGCATTGATCTATTGGCTACATTGCAACACCAGCAgttgctatatatatatattcagggAGAAACTTTGTGGTGCAGCAGAATCACAGAACTGTTTATACCGAGTTCACAGGTCGTGTGGTTTGATCTGCACAGTGATCTGATGACTTTGATCTTTGATCTGTTACACATTTGTTAGGATGTTAAGTCACCTGGCCACTGTTAGCTGATTGGAGTAAAAGCTAATAGTGCCCCAGTACTGTCACAGTCTCAGGGCCTCTGCTTAGTGGTTGACACAC
Coding sequences within:
- the LOC117771725 gene encoding sulfate anion transporter 1-like isoform X2, giving the protein MEDVFKVTETTQARPPLLERQVRQRPSTVSLLKSNLKKGMTCSVPRVRSTLTGFFPVVGWLPKYKLREYVWGDVMSGLIVGIILVPQAIAYCLLAGVEPIYGLYTSFYANIIYFLMGTSRHVSVGIFSLMSLMVGQVVYREVFLAGFDLSEDSKAPGPDVFNGSMGVNLTAGVHTVELMGLQCGKECYAISIAASVTFLAGVYQFMMAVFRLGFVSVYLSAPMLDGFATGASFTILTVQAKYLLGLKIPRYQGYGTVVVTWFNIFSNIHKTNLCDLITSVICIFILVGAKEIQERYKDRIKIPLPTELVVVAGATLASHFGEFNSHYGSSVSGHIPTGFIPPQVPSFSLMPRVALDAIPLAVISFAFTVSLSEMFAKKNGYTVRPNQEMLAISFCNIIPSFFHCFTTSAALAKTMVKDSTGCQTQVSSLISALVVLLVLLFFAPFFYALQKCVLACIIIVSLRGALRKFKDVPAKWRSSRGDAIVWLVAMSCTALISVELGLLVGVVFSMMCIIYETQKPKVSLMGRANDSDLYEDVDEYKDLLPPLGVQVFRFQAPLYYANKDSFLKSLYKAVGVEPFLEVTRRSKAERKAKDMFLKEAKANRDKTNGEVVIGLVQRELEFHTIVLDCSAIPFIDSAGLAAFKGLVKEYKEIGVSLLLASCNTSVIDTLRKGRFFGKDDKDMSSSLFHTVHTAVLYANSRKLLSNSAIKDDA
- the LOC117771725 gene encoding sulfate anion transporter 1-like isoform X1, whose protein sequence is MLCTRKQEEARCSQGAHWSRVVWRNTTHWWWMRTHQTDGRRCLFRLLLLSGSTADHFVHLPFLVPSPCCLLFLLKTMEDVFKVTETTQARPPLLERQVRQRPSTVSLLKSNLKKGMTCSVPRVRSTLTGFFPVVGWLPKYKLREYVWGDVMSGLIVGIILVPQAIAYCLLAGVEPIYGLYTSFYANIIYFLMGTSRHVSVGIFSLMSLMVGQVVYREVFLAGFDLSEDSKAPGPDVFNGSMGVNLTAGVHTVELMGLQCGKECYAISIAASVTFLAGVYQFMMAVFRLGFVSVYLSAPMLDGFATGASFTILTVQAKYLLGLKIPRYQGYGTVVVTWFNIFSNIHKTNLCDLITSVICIFILVGAKEIQERYKDRIKIPLPTELVVVAGATLASHFGEFNSHYGSSVSGHIPTGFIPPQVPSFSLMPRVALDAIPLAVISFAFTVSLSEMFAKKNGYTVRPNQEMLAISFCNIIPSFFHCFTTSAALAKTMVKDSTGCQTQVSSLISALVVLLVLLFFAPFFYALQKCVLACIIIVSLRGALRKFKDVPAKWRSSRGDAIVWLVAMSCTALISVELGLLVGVVFSMMCIIYETQKPKVSLMGRANDSDLYEDVDEYKDLLPPLGVQVFRFQAPLYYANKDSFLKSLYKAVGVEPFLEVTRRSKAERKAKDMFLKEAKANRDKTNGEVVIGLVQRELEFHTIVLDCSAIPFIDSAGLAAFKGLVKEYKEIGVSLLLASCNTSVIDTLRKGRFFGKDDKDMSSSLFHTVHTAVLYANSRKLLSNSAIKDDA